ACGGACGCCGACGTCACGGTCAGCGTCGGTGCCGACGGCGTCGACGCGACCGCGACACTCGCGGACGAGCCACTGAGCACCGCGGCCGTCGAGACGGTGCGGGCGCTGGGCACCGAGCCCGATCTGGCGCTCGCGCTGGCCGGCGCGACCGTCGCCGATGGCGACTCCGACGGGGCCACGCTGGCCGAGGCCGGCGGGTTCGAGCGCCGCCCCGGCGTCGCCGTCCCGGTGAGCGAGTACGTCGACGGGCTCGCACACTCGACACTGTTGCACGCGCCGTTCTCCGGCGAGCGCGCGGCCGTCGAGGAGGCGGTCGAGGCGCTGGGCTCCGAGGACGACACGAACCGACACCGTCGCGTCGCCTCGCTGGTCGCGCTGGCGATCGCGGGCGACGAGACCGCCAACGATCGGGCCACCGAGGCGATCGAGCGGGCGCTGCACCCCTACGTCGGCGGCCCGTTCGAGACGATCGGCGGCTACGGCGACGTGCTGGACGCCGTCGCACGCGAACGGCCCGGACTCGGCGTCGCGCTCGCGCTCGGCCACGACGGCGTGCGCGAGCAGGCACTCGACGTCTGGCGGACCCACGCGAGTCGGGCCCACACCGGCATCCGGACCGCGTCGACCCAGCGCTACGACGGCCTGTTCGTCGTCCGGGGCGACGCGATGCCAGTCGAGACAGTCGCCCGACTCGTCGCGCGGTTTCGCTCGCCCGAGCCGGTGACGCTGGTCGTCGCCGGCGACAGGGCCGCGGTTCGCGGGACCGACGACCGATCCGTCGCGCCCGCGCTCGACGCCGCGACGACCGCCGTCGGCGGAACGGCGACCCGCACGAGCGCGCAGTTCGAGGGCGACACCGACGACCTCGTCGAGCAGGTCCGGGAGGCACTATGAGAGAAGCGACGATCCGGACGGCCCACGGCGACGACGCCACAGCCGAGCGGATCGCCAGCTCGCTCCGCCCGGACAACACCGACGAGATGGCCACGCGCGTCGACGGCGACGAGATCGTGACCACGATCGACCGCGAGACGACCGGCGGACTCCACTCGACAGTCGACGACTACGTCGTCAACCTCCGCGTCGCAGCACAGCTTGCCGACCAACACACAACACACACATCATGAGCGAACGATCCGTATCCCGACAGAAGCAGCAAAAGCGGTGGTACAC
Above is a genomic segment from Halomicrobium sp. LC1Hm containing:
- a CDS encoding KEOPS complex subunit Pcc1; amino-acid sequence: MREATIRTAHGDDATAERIASSLRPDNTDEMATRVDGDEIVTTIDRETTGGLHSTVDDYVVNLRVAAQLADQHTTHTS